From the Caballeronia sp. NK8 genome, one window contains:
- a CDS encoding DNA translocase FtsK: MHMVVLGWFGASVVWFLPLFWRVVKLALPGGSGVRGPGTIRLWLGFIAVLLASCTLEGVLAGSFETQANINRGGRALASALSGIAHPGGAGAIAAIVLAIFLPWLVEFSWRSVLAWADEAFGFGLPQPWLAPRERDSEPRQSAASRDKSVGWFERRARAKASRESQERGLRAERFDASLPRTSPEEPTLGLPTGPRSSRYQRPTAWRPPAQAKSAASRTVAAAASAVATAEAYAKRPAFEAAGVARPLTQTEPVAPVGWSNLSASSANRDARAQFAPRQASSFEPSGSGLRASVAADKPRAPTATPTPSAPRMDRPRSPVTSMPAQRMSGVASASTSVAVGVSAARKPPLPQAPQGFRRAPVRPAVNPATREFTPVPLDAPAFSRPAAPPGPPAAPPAAEAIQATLRSIEEKAAMWTSLAGASLARGHVAMARAGQPAVQPGMETSEPLTADEPTPAIVEAEHEALVQPETPAPVEIAETEERIETPLIDAHAIAPTLVEPPPLFDMRLPEPSAPDIAPIELAVPAARETIIEEIPAQEPEPAHFDTPSAPRASEPETDLRDMVQTPPWLDALDSNSDEHEPPAPPLLHIVDEAPSPRPEVEEEEFASPSNIVRFPVMVSAPQPATTPPSPPEPRAPVRGSAPTEFEFHAPHASAVELPTLDLLEPASGEIEPVSEERLMETGQLIEQRLQEFKVPVTVVGASAGPVITRFEVEPALGVRGSQIVGLMKDLSRGLGLTSIRVVETIPGKTCMGLELPNAKRQMIRLSEILEDDVYRNSKSNLTIAMGKDIVGNPVVTDLAKAPHMLVAGTTGSGKSVAINAMILSLLYKAKPEDVRLIMIDPKMLELSVYEGIPHLLAPVVTDMKLASNALNWCVGEMEKRYRLMSAVGVRNLQGFNQKIRNTEAAGKKLTNPFSLTPDAPEPLATLPLIVVVIDELADLMMVAGKQIEQLIARLAQKARAAGIHLILATQRPSVDVITGLIKANIPTRVAFQVSSKIDSRTILDQMGAESLLGAGDMLFLPPGTGYPQRVHGAFVADDEVHRVVEYLKQFGEPEYEEGILSGPTSEGGTQDLFGDSPDAEADPLYDEAVAFVVRTRRASISSVQRQLRIGYNRAARLVEQMESAGLVSSMSNNGNREVLAPPGPAE, from the coding sequence ATGCACATGGTAGTTCTCGGCTGGTTCGGTGCATCCGTGGTCTGGTTTCTTCCGCTCTTCTGGCGCGTCGTCAAACTGGCGCTGCCGGGCGGCAGCGGGGTGCGCGGCCCCGGCACCATCCGCCTCTGGCTCGGCTTTATTGCCGTGCTGCTCGCAAGCTGCACGCTCGAAGGCGTGCTCGCGGGCTCGTTCGAAACGCAGGCGAACATCAATCGCGGCGGACGCGCACTCGCCTCCGCGCTGAGCGGCATTGCGCATCCGGGCGGCGCGGGCGCGATCGCGGCCATCGTGCTCGCGATCTTCCTGCCCTGGCTCGTCGAGTTCAGCTGGCGTTCGGTGCTTGCGTGGGCCGATGAAGCATTCGGCTTCGGCTTGCCACAACCTTGGCTCGCGCCGCGCGAGCGCGACAGCGAGCCCCGGCAGAGCGCCGCCAGCCGCGACAAATCCGTCGGCTGGTTCGAGCGTCGCGCCCGCGCGAAGGCGTCGCGCGAATCGCAGGAACGTGGTCTTCGCGCCGAGCGTTTCGATGCGTCGCTGCCCCGCACGTCGCCCGAGGAGCCGACGCTCGGCCTCCCGACCGGTCCCCGCAGCAGCCGCTATCAGCGGCCGACCGCGTGGCGGCCACCCGCGCAAGCCAAGAGCGCCGCCAGCCGCACCGTGGCGGCCGCCGCGAGCGCCGTCGCCACCGCCGAGGCTTACGCCAAACGCCCCGCTTTCGAGGCTGCCGGCGTCGCGCGTCCGTTGACGCAGACGGAGCCGGTCGCGCCTGTGGGCTGGTCGAACCTGTCTGCGTCATCGGCGAATCGCGACGCGCGCGCGCAGTTTGCGCCGCGTCAGGCATCCTCGTTCGAGCCGTCGGGCTCGGGCTTGCGCGCGTCCGTCGCCGCCGACAAACCGCGCGCGCCGACCGCGACGCCGACGCCCAGCGCGCCGCGCATGGATCGCCCGCGCAGTCCGGTGACGTCGATGCCCGCGCAACGGATGTCGGGCGTGGCGAGCGCGTCGACATCGGTCGCGGTGGGTGTGAGCGCCGCTCGCAAACCGCCGCTGCCGCAGGCGCCGCAGGGCTTCAGACGCGCGCCGGTGCGCCCGGCCGTGAACCCCGCCACGCGCGAGTTCACGCCCGTGCCGCTCGACGCGCCCGCCTTCTCGCGCCCGGCCGCGCCGCCCGGACCGCCCGCGGCGCCGCCCGCAGCGGAAGCGATTCAGGCGACGCTGCGCTCCATCGAGGAAAAGGCCGCGATGTGGACATCGCTCGCCGGCGCCAGTCTCGCTCGCGGACATGTTGCGATGGCGCGCGCCGGACAACCCGCCGTTCAACCGGGCATGGAGACGTCGGAGCCGTTGACCGCCGATGAACCCACGCCGGCCATCGTCGAAGCGGAGCATGAAGCGCTCGTGCAGCCAGAGACGCCAGCGCCGGTCGAGATCGCGGAAACCGAGGAACGCATCGAGACGCCGCTGATCGATGCTCACGCAATCGCGCCGACGCTCGTCGAGCCGCCGCCGCTGTTCGACATGCGCCTGCCGGAACCATCGGCACCCGATATCGCGCCGATCGAGCTGGCTGTGCCAGCGGCACGCGAAACGATCATCGAGGAAATCCCGGCGCAAGAACCGGAGCCCGCGCACTTCGACACGCCGTCCGCACCGCGAGCATCAGAACCGGAAACCGACTTGCGCGACATGGTGCAGACGCCACCGTGGCTGGACGCCCTCGATTCGAACAGCGACGAACACGAGCCCCCTGCCCCGCCGCTTCTGCACATCGTCGATGAAGCGCCGTCGCCAAGGCCGGAGGTCGAGGAAGAAGAATTCGCGTCGCCATCGAACATCGTGCGCTTTCCGGTCATGGTCAGCGCGCCTCAGCCGGCCACGACACCGCCCTCCCCGCCCGAACCGCGCGCTCCGGTGCGCGGCTCCGCGCCGACCGAATTCGAGTTCCACGCGCCGCATGCATCGGCGGTTGAATTGCCGACGCTCGATCTGCTCGAACCCGCGTCCGGCGAGATCGAGCCGGTCTCCGAGGAGCGCCTGATGGAAACCGGTCAGCTTATCGAGCAGCGTCTGCAGGAATTCAAGGTGCCGGTGACGGTGGTCGGCGCGTCGGCGGGTCCGGTCATCACGCGCTTTGAGGTCGAGCCGGCGCTCGGCGTGCGCGGCAGCCAGATCGTCGGGCTGATGAAGGATCTGTCGCGCGGTCTCGGCCTCACGTCGATCCGCGTCGTCGAGACGATTCCCGGCAAGACCTGCATGGGCCTCGAACTGCCGAACGCGAAGCGCCAGATGATCCGCCTCTCCGAGATCCTGGAGGACGACGTCTATCGCAACTCGAAGTCGAATCTGACCATCGCGATGGGCAAGGACATCGTCGGCAATCCGGTCGTGACGGATCTGGCGAAGGCGCCGCACATGCTCGTCGCGGGCACGACGGGCTCGGGCAAGTCGGTCGCGATCAACGCGATGATCCTCTCGCTGCTCTACAAGGCGAAGCCCGAGGACGTGCGCCTCATCATGATCGACCCGAAGATGCTGGAGCTGTCCGTCTACGAAGGCATTCCGCATCTGCTCGCGCCGGTCGTGACGGACATGAAGCTCGCGTCGAACGCGCTCAACTGGTGCGTCGGCGAAATGGAGAAGCGTTACCGGTTGATGTCGGCGGTCGGCGTGCGCAATCTGCAGGGCTTCAACCAGAAGATCCGCAACACCGAGGCCGCGGGCAAGAAGCTTACGAACCCGTTCTCGCTCACGCCCGATGCGCCCGAGCCGCTCGCGACGCTGCCGCTCATCGTCGTGGTCATCGACGAGCTGGCCGACCTGATGATGGTCGCGGGCAAGCAGATCGAGCAGTTGATCGCGCGGCTCGCGCAGAAAGCGCGCGCGGCCGGCATCCACCTGATTCTCGCGACGCAGCGGCCGTCGGTGGACGTGATCACCGGTCTCATCAAGGCGAACATTCCGACGCGCGTGGCGTTCCAGGTGTCGTCGAAGATCGATTCGCGCACGATTCTCGACCAGATGGGCGCGGAGTCGCTGCTCGGCGCGGGCGATATGCTGTTCCTGCCGCCGGGCACAGGCTACCCGCAGCGCGTGCACG
- the gluQRS gene encoding tRNA glutamyl-Q(34) synthetase GluQRS yields MTYRGRFAPSPTGPLHAGSLVSALASFLDARAHGGRWIVRIEDVDTPRSVPRAADDILATLAHFGMHSDEPPVWQSERGAAYAAAFERLQQTGLIYPCGCTRREIADSLVHAHARHATLAYPGTCRDGLHGKPARAWRLRVPDEDAARIGFVDRWQGPQTQDLATEVGDFALKRADGLWAYQLAVVVDDADAAITDVVRGADLLDSTARQIYLQQCLGVPTPAYLHVPVVNNSIGEKLSKQTGAAPLDRNAPLDALAEAARHLDINVPAHSIEAFYSAATTEWAKRFGH; encoded by the coding sequence ATGACCTATCGCGGCCGCTTCGCGCCCTCGCCCACCGGACCGCTGCACGCGGGCTCGCTCGTCAGCGCGCTCGCGAGTTTTCTCGATGCGCGCGCGCACGGCGGACGCTGGATCGTGCGGATCGAAGACGTCGATACGCCGCGCAGCGTGCCCCGCGCCGCCGATGACATCCTCGCGACGCTCGCGCACTTCGGCATGCATTCGGACGAGCCGCCGGTCTGGCAAAGCGAGCGCGGCGCGGCCTACGCGGCGGCGTTCGAGCGTCTCCAGCAAACGGGCCTGATCTATCCGTGCGGCTGCACGCGGCGCGAAATCGCCGATTCGCTCGTTCACGCGCATGCGCGTCATGCGACGCTCGCGTATCCGGGCACGTGCCGCGATGGCCTGCACGGCAAGCCCGCGCGCGCATGGCGTCTGCGCGTGCCGGACGAAGACGCGGCGCGCATTGGTTTTGTCGATCGCTGGCAGGGGCCGCAGACGCAGGATCTCGCGACCGAAGTCGGCGATTTCGCGCTGAAGCGCGCGGACGGACTGTGGGCTTATCAACTCGCCGTGGTCGTCGATGACGCCGACGCCGCGATCACGGACGTCGTGCGCGGCGCCGATTTGCTCGATTCGACCGCGCGGCAGATCTATCTCCAGCAGTGCCTGGGCGTACCGACGCCGGCTTATCTGCACGTGCCGGTCGTGAACAACTCCATCGGCGAAAAACTCAGCAAGCAGACGGGTGCCGCGCCGCTCGACCGCAACGCGCCGCTCGATGCGCTCGCCGAGGCGGCGCGGCATCTGGATATCAATGTGCCGGCGCATTCGATCGAAGCGTTCTACAGCGCCGCGACGACAGAATGGGCGAAGCGCTTCGGGCACTGA
- a CDS encoding DUF6726 family protein has product MKWKVLAVLVAASFCLSGCGLAAAPCRIASAGLKIVPVVGHVAAAPTDACAEVIDP; this is encoded by the coding sequence GTGAAATGGAAAGTGCTGGCCGTGCTCGTCGCGGCGTCCTTCTGCCTGTCGGGCTGCGGCCTCGCGGCGGCGCCATGCCGGATCGCGTCGGCGGGGCTGAAGATCGTGCCGGTCGTCGGCCACGTCGCGGCCGCGCCGACCGATGCGTGCGCCGAGGTGATCGATCCGTGA
- a CDS encoding MliC family protein produces the protein MKRLLAVTLASLGAQAALAMPLTVPQIQTASTQTTRYDCKDGKSVSVQYTNTRNHQSFAALTVDGRKLLFVNVLAGSGARYVADQYTWWTKGPQANLYDEMAAKDSPPLLADCEARKK, from the coding sequence ATGAAACGACTTCTCGCCGTTACGCTCGCGTCGCTCGGTGCGCAGGCCGCGCTGGCGATGCCTCTCACCGTGCCGCAGATCCAGACCGCGTCGACGCAAACCACGCGCTACGACTGCAAGGACGGCAAGAGCGTGTCCGTTCAGTACACGAACACGCGCAACCATCAGAGTTTCGCGGCGCTGACCGTCGACGGGCGCAAACTGCTGTTCGTGAACGTGCTCGCGGGATCGGGCGCCAGATACGTCGCCGATCAATACACGTGGTGGACCAAGGGCCCGCAGGCCAATCTCTACGACGAAATGGCCGCGAAGGATTCCCCGCCGCTGCTTGCGGATTGCGAGGCGCGCAAGAAGTAG
- a CDS encoding META domain-containing protein, with amino-acid sequence MPTHFLRASASSSRSPRSSSLVSRACALLVVASVVAGCAMPRHPDASAPPADPYNPAATQLLDDTHWTLTSWTDASGQPRAVPHADENGAKPLTLDFSTANGRRQASGYSGCNRFSGAYDLKDGKLSFGPLAGTRMACVSGAGAALERPYLDALAHIAKSGVQMLPPQALQLTLDDGQVLTFAPRAK; translated from the coding sequence ATGCCCACGCACTTCCTTCGCGCGTCCGCTTCTTCTTCGCGTTCGCCGCGCTCATCGTCGCTGGTCTCGCGCGCGTGCGCGCTGCTCGTGGTAGCGAGCGTCGTCGCCGGTTGCGCGATGCCGAGACATCCCGACGCCAGCGCGCCGCCCGCCGATCCTTATAATCCCGCCGCCACGCAATTGCTCGACGATACGCACTGGACCCTCACCAGCTGGACCGACGCGAGCGGCCAGCCGCGCGCCGTGCCGCACGCCGATGAGAACGGCGCGAAGCCGCTCACGCTCGATTTCTCGACCGCGAACGGCCGGCGCCAGGCCAGCGGCTACTCGGGCTGCAATCGCTTCAGCGGCGCCTATGACCTGAAGGACGGCAAGCTCAGCTTCGGCCCGCTCGCCGGTACGCGCATGGCGTGCGTATCCGGCGCGGGCGCCGCGCTGGAACGCCCGTATCTCGATGCACTCGCGCATATCGCGAAAAGCGGCGTGCAGATGCTGCCGCCGCAAGCGCTGCAACTGACGCTCGACGACGGTCAGGTCCTCACCTTTGCGCCGCGCGCGAAGTGA
- the purT gene encoding formate-dependent phosphoribosylglycinamide formyltransferase, whose translation MQTDPLRAGATRIGTPLSSNATRVMLLGAGELGKEVIIALQRLGVEVIAVDRYANAPGHQVAHRAHVIDMTDAAALRALVEKEQPHLIVPEIEAIATDALAGIEAAGLATVIPTARATQLTMNREGIRRLAAEELGLPTSPYAFAQSLDEMKAAIARIGFPCVVKPVMSSSGKGQSVLKSDADVEPAWNYAMAGGRVNHGRVIVEGFIDFEYEITQLTVRAADPASGETQTYFCDPIGHVQVAGDYVESWQPQAMSPAALAKARDVAAKVTTALGGRGLFGVELFVRGDDVWFSEVSPRPHDTGLVTLATQRFSEFELHARAILGLPVDTSLREPGASAVIYGGLDEAGIAFEGVADALAVPGADLRLFGKPESFAKRRMGVALATGVDTDEARERAKLAASKVRPVTAR comes from the coding sequence ATGCAGACCGATCCACTCCGCGCCGGCGCCACCCGCATCGGCACGCCGCTTTCTTCCAACGCCACGCGCGTGATGCTGCTCGGCGCGGGCGAACTCGGCAAGGAAGTGATCATCGCGCTGCAGCGGCTGGGCGTCGAGGTGATCGCCGTGGATCGCTATGCGAACGCGCCGGGGCATCAGGTCGCACATCGCGCGCACGTGATCGACATGACCGACGCCGCCGCGCTGCGCGCGCTCGTCGAAAAAGAACAGCCGCATCTGATCGTGCCGGAGATCGAAGCGATCGCCACCGACGCGCTCGCCGGGATCGAAGCGGCAGGGCTTGCCACCGTCATCCCGACCGCCCGCGCCACGCAACTCACGATGAATCGCGAAGGCATCCGGCGTCTCGCCGCCGAGGAGCTCGGTCTGCCGACTTCGCCGTACGCGTTCGCGCAGTCGCTCGACGAGATGAAGGCGGCGATCGCACGGATTGGTTTTCCGTGTGTCGTGAAGCCGGTGATGTCGTCGTCGGGCAAGGGACAATCGGTGCTGAAAAGCGACGCCGACGTCGAACCCGCCTGGAATTACGCGATGGCGGGCGGGCGCGTGAATCACGGGCGCGTGATCGTCGAGGGCTTCATCGACTTTGAATACGAAATCACGCAGCTGACCGTGCGCGCGGCGGACCCCGCGAGCGGCGAGACGCAGACGTATTTCTGCGATCCGATCGGGCACGTTCAGGTTGCGGGCGATTACGTCGAATCGTGGCAGCCGCAGGCGATGAGCCCCGCGGCGCTCGCGAAAGCGCGCGATGTCGCCGCAAAGGTGACGACCGCGCTCGGCGGACGGGGACTTTTCGGCGTCGAGCTGTTCGTGCGCGGCGACGACGTGTGGTTCTCGGAAGTGAGCCCGCGCCCGCACGATACCGGTCTCGTCACGCTCGCGACGCAGCGCTTCTCGGAATTCGAACTGCACGCGCGCGCCATCCTCGGCTTGCCCGTCGATACCTCGTTGCGCGAGCCGGGTGCGTCCGCTGTGATCTACGGCGGTCTGGACGAGGCGGGCATCGCGTTCGAGGGCGTGGCAGACGCGCTCGCCGTGCCGGGTGCGGATCTGCGGCTGTTCGGCAAACCGGAGAGCTTCGCGAAGCGCCGCATGGGCGTCGCACTCGCGACGGGCGTCGACACCGACGAAGCCCGCGAACGCGCCAAGCTCGCGGCGTCGAAAGTCAGGCCGGTGACGGCCAGGTAA
- a CDS encoding sulfurtransferase, with protein sequence MSILNLSAYKFVTIEDGPAWRPLVAERCNALGLKGTILLAPEGINLFIAGPVAEVREFIDYIHADALFGGRFADLQFKESLSAKQPFRRMLVKLKREIITMKKPAIKPELGRAPSVDAPTLKSWLDRGHDDEGRPVVMLDTRNAFEVDVGTFDNALDYRITKFSEFPQVIEQNRADMEGKTVVSFCTGGIRCEKAAIHMKEVGIEHVYQLEGGILKYFEEVGGAHYNGECFVFDYRTALDPNLQPTATAQCFGCRAVVSEEDQQSPFYKPGETCPACHPDAIGQAA encoded by the coding sequence ATGAGCATTCTGAACCTCTCCGCCTACAAATTCGTCACCATCGAAGACGGCCCCGCGTGGCGGCCGCTCGTCGCCGAACGCTGCAACGCGCTCGGGCTGAAGGGCACGATTCTGCTGGCGCCGGAGGGCATCAACCTTTTCATCGCCGGGCCGGTTGCCGAAGTCCGCGAATTCATCGACTACATTCATGCCGACGCGCTTTTCGGCGGCCGCTTCGCCGATCTGCAATTCAAGGAAAGCCTCTCCGCGAAGCAGCCGTTTCGCCGCATGCTGGTCAAACTGAAGCGCGAAATCATCACGATGAAAAAGCCCGCGATCAAGCCGGAACTCGGCCGCGCGCCTTCCGTCGATGCTCCCACGCTCAAGAGCTGGCTCGACCGCGGCCACGACGACGAAGGCCGTCCGGTCGTGATGCTCGACACGCGCAACGCGTTCGAAGTCGATGTCGGCACGTTCGACAATGCCCTCGATTACCGCATCACGAAATTCAGCGAGTTTCCGCAGGTGATCGAGCAGAATCGCGCGGACATGGAAGGCAAGACCGTCGTGTCGTTCTGCACGGGCGGTATTCGCTGTGAAAAGGCCGCGATTCACATGAAGGAAGTGGGCATCGAGCACGTTTATCAGCTCGAAGGCGGCATTCTGAAGTATTTCGAGGAAGTGGGCGGCGCGCATTACAACGGCGAGTGCTTCGTGTTCGATTACCGCACGGCGCTCGATCCGAACCTGCAGCCGACCGCGACGGCCCAGTGCTTCGGCTGCCGCGCGGTGGTCAGCGAGGAAGATCAGCAGTCGCCGTTCTACAAGCCGGGCGAGACGTGCCCGGCGTGCCATCCGGACGCCATCGGTCAGGCGGCGTAA
- a CDS encoding DEAD/DEAH box helicase, which produces MSDSVAMNTSTAQAAAPTFDQFGLSADILKAVSESGYTIPTPIQAQAIPVVLAGRDVMGAAQTGTGKTASFSLPIIQRLLPSANTSASPARHPVRALMLTPTRELADQVAANVQTYSKHTPLRSTVVFGGVDMNPQSDALRRGVEILIATPGRLLDHVQQKTVNLGQVQMLVLDEADRMLDMGFLPDLQRILNLLPKERQTLLFSATFSPEIKKLAATYLRDPQTIEVARSNSTATNVRQIVFEVHESDKSGAVAQLIRERQLKQVIVFCNSKIGASRLARVLERDGIIATAIHGDRSQSERMQALDAFKRGEVEALVATDVAARGLDIAELPAVINFDLPFNAEDYVHRIGRTGRAGASGDALSLCSANERKQLADIEKLIKRPLEVEQLVVATRVHRDGSAPLRRDERFGRPERGEHRHAPREEAGSRRRATGSHDRPRGRQQPVDEFFLKPYEPSPSAMKRHEETVEPERKSGPKQPLAALLGGLGMPRKSS; this is translated from the coding sequence ATGTCTGATTCCGTCGCCATGAACACGTCCACCGCACAGGCCGCCGCGCCGACGTTCGACCAGTTCGGATTGTCCGCCGACATCCTGAAAGCGGTGAGCGAGTCCGGCTACACCATACCCACGCCGATCCAGGCGCAGGCGATCCCGGTCGTCCTCGCGGGCCGCGATGTCATGGGCGCCGCGCAGACCGGCACCGGCAAGACCGCGAGTTTCTCGCTGCCGATCATCCAGCGCCTGCTGCCGTCGGCGAACACGAGCGCGTCGCCGGCGCGCCATCCGGTGCGCGCGCTGATGCTCACGCCGACGCGCGAACTCGCCGATCAGGTCGCCGCCAACGTGCAGACCTACTCGAAGCACACGCCGTTGCGTAGCACCGTCGTGTTCGGCGGCGTCGACATGAATCCGCAGTCCGACGCGCTGCGCCGCGGCGTCGAAATCCTGATCGCGACGCCCGGGCGACTGCTCGATCACGTCCAGCAGAAGACGGTCAATCTCGGCCAGGTGCAGATGCTCGTGCTCGACGAAGCTGACCGCATGCTGGACATGGGCTTTCTGCCCGACCTGCAGCGCATCCTGAATCTGTTGCCGAAGGAGCGCCAGACGCTGCTGTTCTCGGCTACTTTTTCGCCCGAAATCAAGAAGCTCGCAGCCACCTACTTGCGCGATCCGCAGACGATCGAAGTCGCGCGCAGCAATTCGACCGCTACCAACGTGCGCCAGATCGTTTTCGAGGTGCACGAGAGCGACAAGTCCGGCGCGGTCGCGCAGCTGATTCGCGAGCGCCAACTGAAGCAGGTGATCGTGTTCTGCAACAGCAAGATCGGCGCGAGCCGGCTCGCGCGGGTGCTGGAGCGCGATGGCATCATCGCGACGGCGATTCACGGCGACCGCTCGCAGAGCGAACGCATGCAGGCGCTCGACGCGTTCAAGCGCGGCGAGGTCGAGGCGCTCGTCGCGACGGACGTGGCCGCGCGCGGTCTCGATATCGCCGAATTGCCGGCGGTCATCAACTTCGATCTGCCGTTCAACGCGGAAGATTACGTGCACCGCATCGGCCGCACGGGACGCGCGGGCGCATCCGGCGACGCGCTGTCGCTGTGCAGCGCGAACGAGCGCAAGCAGCTTGCCGATATCGAAAAGCTCATCAAGCGTCCGCTGGAAGTCGAGCAACTCGTGGTCGCGACGCGCGTGCATCGCGACGGTTCGGCGCCGCTGCGCCGCGACGAGCGCTTCGGCCGTCCGGAGCGCGGCGAGCATCGCCATGCGCCGCGTGAGGAAGCGGGTTCGCGTCGCCGTGCGACGGGCTCGCACGACCGTCCGCGCGGCCGTCAGCAGCCCGTCGACGAGTTTTTCCTGAAGCCTTACGAGCCGTCGCCGTCGGCGATGAAGCGTCACGAGGAAACGGTCGAGCCGGAACGCAAGAGCGGGCCGAAGCAGCCGCTCGCGGCGTTGCTCGGCGGTTTGGGCATGCCGCGCAAATCGTCTTGA